A stretch of Terriglobia bacterium DNA encodes these proteins:
- a CDS encoding queuosine salvage family protein, translating into MNPFISTLEPIWSSPTCVFIDEKRLRVVSEELSKEPLELPNWRLPVFPSDDDETFTNFLGVGNSINFAFTDFSTYKSFEIEYNGGIWKGAFAMWGCILRALERGKEVLKGRFLRNLNRKEFDEIFAGKVPIPMADERLRILNEIGAVLETHYGGEFSNLFIEARFRAFGGNGIVDRLTSQFSSFRDESVYKRTNAVLKFHKRAQLLPMMYQGRAAASTVLPQIADFEDLGPIADYAVPRGLHNAGILSYAPELQSKIIDRVLIPKDSIEEQEIRAQTENVQWKLLQVLQRMSTPAPTMLHIDYKVWSLGRGAKEPHHLTKTSAY; encoded by the coding sequence ATGAACCCATTCATTAGCACTCTCGAGCCAATTTGGAGCTCACCTACCTGCGTCTTCATCGACGAAAAACGGCTTCGGGTAGTTTCGGAAGAGCTTTCGAAAGAACCGCTGGAACTGCCGAACTGGAGGCTGCCTGTTTTTCCGTCGGACGACGACGAAACGTTCACCAACTTTCTCGGGGTTGGAAACTCCATCAACTTTGCTTTTACTGACTTTAGCACGTACAAATCATTTGAAATCGAATACAACGGGGGCATTTGGAAGGGGGCCTTCGCAATGTGGGGCTGCATTTTGCGTGCACTGGAAAGAGGCAAGGAAGTCCTAAAGGGGCGTTTCCTCCGCAATCTAAATCGCAAAGAGTTTGACGAAATCTTTGCTGGCAAAGTTCCGATTCCAATGGCGGATGAGAGGCTTCGTATACTCAATGAAATCGGTGCAGTTCTGGAAACACATTACGGGGGCGAGTTCTCTAACCTTTTCATCGAAGCGAGATTCAGAGCATTTGGAGGAAATGGCATAGTCGACAGGTTGACCAGCCAGTTTAGCTCCTTCAGAGATGAGAGCGTATACAAGAGAACTAATGCAGTGCTCAAGTTCCATAAACGCGCCCAGCTGCTCCCAATGATGTACCAAGGAAGAGCAGCGGCATCGACTGTCCTTCCTCAAATTGCGGACTTCGAAGATCTGGGACCGATCGCCGATTATGCAGTTCCGCGGGGATTACATAACGCTGGGATTCTGAGCTACGCACCAGAGTTGCAGAGTAAGATCATTGATCGAGTCCTGATCCCGAAAGACTCGATTGAAGAACAGGAAATCCGTGCTCAGACCGAGAATGTTCAGTGGAAGCTTCTTCAGGTGTTGCAGCGGATGTCCACTCCGGCGCCGACAATGCTTCACATCGATTATAAAGTGTGGTCCCTGGGTCGGGGGGCTAAAGAGCCCCACCACCTTACAAAAACGAGCGCTTACTAA
- a CDS encoding class I SAM-dependent methyltransferase — protein sequence MPRLPRKTSLYQYARMNPIESEKLRINQIIAKALRPERVLDAFAGDGTSTRIFAKYAKLIVAIDKNREAVETLLTLRRTRKLAVAYCDNLSLMPSLSARSFDLIDLDPCGNCYSQLEHARRLRSPEGLLLISSGQIQRVVRGLDIPELPTSRLYSGRRSVFWAEQIWIPFLLKSLRRGNDLDLIHFFTSPVLTRVVLGPTNVRQSLSRLQTRSRYLGWFEEAAKAAQSTS from the coding sequence ATGCCACGACTGCCACGCAAAACCAGCCTTTACCAATACGCTCGGATGAATCCGATCGAATCAGAGAAGCTTCGCATCAATCAAATTATTGCCAAGGCGCTGCGGCCCGAAAGGGTGTTGGATGCATTCGCAGGAGATGGCACCAGCACGCGTATCTTTGCCAAATACGCCAAACTGATTGTTGCGATCGATAAGAACAGAGAGGCGGTAGAAACTCTCCTGACACTCAGGCGCACCCGTAAGCTAGCGGTTGCATATTGCGACAATTTATCACTCATGCCTTCACTAAGTGCACGCTCCTTCGATTTGATCGATCTGGATCCTTGCGGCAATTGTTATTCTCAGTTAGAGCATGCCCGTCGCTTACGTTCTCCAGAGGGACTTCTACTGATATCCTCTGGGCAAATTCAACGTGTCGTGCGAGGATTGGATATTCCCGAACTGCCTACCTCCCGCTTATACTCAGGGAGGCGGTCAGTGTTTTGGGCTGAGCAGATATGGATCCCATTCCTGCTCAAGTCCTTGAGACGGGGGAACGACTTGGACTTAATTCACTTTTTTACAAGCCCGGTCTTGACGCGAGTAGTTCTTGGCCCGACGAACGTCCGCCAAAGTCTCTCTCGACTGCAGACCCGAAGCCGATACCTTGGTTGGTTTGAGGAAGCCGCCAAAGCGGCACAAAGCACATCATGA
- a CDS encoding ATP-binding protein codes for MDIAQDILDRIGQPESEQLEYKAVLPPAATVAQLICSFANTNGGGIVLGVVENGKEVLINGLSDEFRAVQITRKAIDLLAPPPMVTYDYVVHQGKRLFVIDVKKSDAPVSLGGKVYSRTGDRTTLRQAGPAKAIRNLGIARLSKLFKESRKSCTAARAKLLDHYESVLRILDDLGNLLYPKRSNIPTDNPEGKMLMRILFSSCADTFEIFMSDLLYEIYLAKPETLKSNAQVTVKEVLDCSDIQEFISRHAKSKLKKLQRGSVKGFIADNRQIKSLGVFDTRQEEIERILQIRHLYAHQNGLVDDKFREYFPTANLNDEYRMTLDEFLTRFEYLAQAIDAVDEAARKDYQLASFS; via the coding sequence ATGGACATCGCTCAAGACATCTTGGACCGCATCGGTCAGCCCGAATCCGAGCAGCTGGAATACAAGGCGGTTCTGCCGCCCGCCGCGACCGTCGCGCAACTGATCTGCTCTTTCGCGAATACCAACGGCGGAGGCATCGTCCTCGGCGTCGTCGAAAACGGCAAAGAGGTTCTCATCAATGGCCTCAGCGACGAATTCCGCGCCGTACAAATCACTCGCAAGGCAATCGATCTCCTCGCACCACCGCCTATGGTGACGTATGACTACGTCGTCCACCAGGGCAAGCGTCTCTTCGTCATCGACGTGAAGAAGTCGGATGCACCAGTCTCGCTTGGCGGCAAGGTCTATTCCAGGACTGGGGATCGTACGACTCTCCGGCAGGCAGGCCCCGCCAAAGCCATTCGAAACCTCGGTATTGCCCGTTTGTCGAAACTCTTCAAAGAAAGCCGCAAGTCCTGTACAGCCGCCAGAGCGAAGCTCTTGGACCACTACGAAAGCGTACTCCGCATCCTTGATGACCTCGGCAACCTCCTGTATCCAAAACGGTCCAACATCCCGACCGACAACCCTGAAGGCAAGATGCTTATGCGCATCCTCTTCTCGTCCTGCGCCGACACGTTCGAGATCTTCATGTCAGACCTGCTCTACGAGATCTACCTGGCGAAGCCAGAGACACTCAAATCAAACGCACAAGTGACTGTCAAAGAAGTCCTGGACTGCTCCGACATTCAAGAGTTCATCAGTCGACACGCCAAGAGCAAGCTCAAGAAGCTGCAACGCGGCAGCGTCAAAGGATTCATAGCGGACAACAGACAGATAAAGTCACTCGGCGTGTTCGACACGCGGCAGGAAGAGATCGAAAGAATCTTGCAGATTCGACACCTCTATGCTCACCAGAATGGACTTGTTGACGACAAATTCCGGGAATACTTTCCTACCGCCAACCTGAATGACGAATACCGAATGACACTTGATGAGTTCCTGACACGCTTCGAGTACCTCGCTCAGGCCATCGATGCCGTCGATGAAGCAGCGCGTAAGGACTACCAACTGGCGTCCTTTTCGTGA
- the tadA gene encoding Flp pilus assembly complex ATPase component TadA: MNERASFDLILPFLRPIEHLILDENISEIMVNAGAQVFIERNGTLEAVPEVTLSETALNAAVRNIARRLGDDVSEIKPILDSRLPDGSRVAAVIRPSSIDGITLTIRKFNARHFTVDDLIRIGTLSQSVADLLSQRVEARNNILISGGTGTGKTTLLNILTGFVPDEDRIILLEDTSEISIKKPNLVRFEARKEQNGIPPITIRDLLKATLRHRPDRIIVGEIRGGEAFDLLQALNTGHSGTLSTIHANSAAQALQRFTSCVLQSGVELPYRAIKSHIADSIQLLVHIERQHGKRLVSQILEIQGYFLETDKYEFKALFETEIQT; this comes from the coding sequence ATGAACGAGCGGGCAAGCTTTGATCTGATTCTGCCGTTTTTGCGGCCCATCGAACACCTGATACTGGACGAAAACATCTCCGAAATCATGGTCAATGCCGGCGCACAGGTCTTTATCGAAAGAAACGGCACACTTGAGGCTGTCCCGGAGGTGACACTTTCTGAGACTGCTTTGAATGCTGCGGTGAGAAACATCGCTCGCCGTCTGGGCGATGATGTCTCAGAAATCAAACCCATTCTTGATTCGCGCCTGCCCGACGGCAGCCGCGTCGCCGCTGTCATTCGACCGTCAAGCATTGACGGAATCACCCTGACCATTCGCAAATTCAATGCACGGCATTTCACCGTGGATGACCTCATACGAATTGGCACGCTTAGTCAATCCGTTGCCGATCTGCTTAGCCAGCGCGTCGAAGCGCGCAACAATATCCTTATCAGTGGAGGAACCGGAACCGGTAAAACAACCCTGCTTAACATCCTCACCGGGTTTGTTCCCGACGAGGACCGCATTATCCTGCTCGAAGATACGTCCGAAATCAGCATCAAAAAACCCAACCTTGTTCGCTTTGAAGCCCGCAAAGAGCAGAATGGAATCCCACCGATCACGATTCGAGATCTGCTCAAAGCCACGCTCCGGCACCGGCCCGACAGAATCATTGTTGGAGAAATTCGCGGTGGCGAAGCCTTTGATTTACTTCAGGCGCTCAATACCGGTCATTCCGGTACGCTCTCAACCATCCACGCCAACTCCGCTGCCCAGGCCCTGCAGCGATTCACAAGCTGCGTCCTGCAAAGTGGCGTCGAACTGCCGTACCGCGCCATAAAGAGCCACATTGCTGATTCCATTCAGCTGCTTGTCCATATCGAACGGCAACACGGAAAGCGCCTCGTTTCACAAATCCTTGAAATTCAGGGGTACTTTCTTGAAACGGATAAATACGAATTCAAAGCGCTATTTGAAACTGAAATTCAAACATGA